The Saccharothrix violaceirubra genome segment ACCGGCTCGACCGCCGGCCCGACCTGCGCGTGGGAGACGACGTCCGCAGTACCCGGCTGCCGGCGAAACGACGTATCGCACTGGCTTTCGGGTGAATCCGTAATCGATTGGCCACGGACCGCAACACGGCGGTTTGCTCTACGGCACCCTGGAGTGGTCAGGGAAACAGCCGAGGGGGGCGTAATGCCGTACGGAACGGAGGCGGATACCAACGAACAGCGGTGGGGGTGACCCCGGCTTGACCGCGGTTCGAAAACCGTCGGGAGCCGCTGGGGGGACTGTGCACCGGCAACGGCGCACGTCGGCGGCGGTTGTGCGTTCCGTCACAGCAATGGGTTGAATACCGGATAAAGAAATCAGGCGGGTCACCGATTCCCGGTGACCCGCCTGATTTCCTGTGGTGCGCCGCCAGGGACTCGAACCCCGAACCCGCTGAGTAACACGTACCTCCCGGTGTCGTTGGCGAATGCTTGCCGTTAGCTGTTGCTGCCTGCGCGAATCGCGCTTGCAAACGTCCGATGGTGACTGTCGTTCGGCGTTGGTTGCCGTTGATTCGGTCGGGTTTTGGTAGGCGTCGCCTGAGGCGACCGTGGGACCACGGAACGGGCAGTCGGCGGCTTGGTTGGTCATGTCACCGACCTGCCCGGCTTGAACCCAAACAGAGGGGCTTCGCGTCATCCCGTCGACCTGGCGCAGCCCTGCCGCGCGAGCTGGGGGCCTGCGACCTTCCGTGTCAACAGCCATGTCCGGTGCCAGGCTCGCAGGTCCCCGGCTCGCGTGGTAGCCCTCGTGGAGGTCGACGGGATGACGCGTGCCCCGGTCCCCGCTGGGACGCGAGCCGCACAGCGGTTCCCGTCATCCTGTTGGCCTGCCCGTCCGGCGAGGACATGCTCTTGGTTTTGCGGCGACTGGCGGTGCCGCTGCCGCCTCCGGACGCCGGGCGGGCGTGGGTGCCGAAGGCGGGCCCCGCGCTCGACCGGGCGGCCGGAGATCGAGCGGCGAGCGGCGCCGGTAGGCGCCGCCTTGAACCAGTAGAGAAAATCCTCACCGTGGCCCGGACCATCCGCATAGGCGAGCAACGCGGGCAAGCACGGTCACTCCGGCGATCCGGTCTCGTCTAGCACCCACTGCGCGTATGCGGGGTTGCTGGCAAACACGGGTACGGCCAGGACACATGGCACGTCGTACGGGTGCTCTCGGTTGACCCGCTCGACGACAGCCGGAACGAGATCGGCTCTCGTGTGCAGTGCTACGCGGGCCTCCGTGTCCTCTTGGATCTCCCCATCCCACCGATAGACAGACCGAACGGGGGTGATGTGCTGGCCGCAAGCGACCAACCGATCCTCGACAAGCGAGCGAGTGAACCGAACAAGCCATTCGGCATCCGACGCCGTGATGATCACCTCGCAGATGTCGACGCTCATGCCTTGACCTCCCCCTGCTCCCGAAGTTCGTTGATCAGTGCAGTCGCTTCGGACTCAGACCGGGCCATCGCTGCCCAGCCGGTGACGATCGGGCCGTCGTAGCTGAGGCCGACCCACCTGCCGGTCATGCGTTGCCCGTGCTGGTGCAGGGCGAAGTACATGGTTCCCTTGGAACGCACGCCGCCCTCTGCCGCCACATACCAACCCATGAGCGCTTCGTTGTCCCAGAGTCGCATTTCGCCGCGCCACAAGTACCCACCCTTCTCGAACTCTTGGGTACCTCGCGTGGTAGCAACGATCTCTAGTTGGTCGCCGCGCTGAGTCATGTGGGCTTGATGCGGATTGATCACTTCCTGACCGTCGTTCCACGTCTGCCATACAGCCCACCAGTCGCCCGCCAGGTTCAAGCGGCGACTGTCACCACCGGCAAGTTCGTCGATCGTGATCCCGAGGGCATCTGCCACAGCCTTCGCGACGACCAGGTTCGGCTGAGCCTCGTTCGCCTCGTACCGCCGAATCTGTCGCTTGTCCACGCCTACAGCCGTCGCAAGATCAGCCTGCGACATCCCTAGTTCGGTTCGACGTTGACGGATGACCTCGAACATCTCCATACCTCTCATCTCAGCGGACCTACACGTCCGATGCAACGGACGCCGACGCCCCCGAGGGACAAATCAGTCCTTGACGGGGGACATTCACGTCCCCCATAGTAGAGGACGTCAAGGTCCTCAAGATGAGGACAAAAAGCCCGGCAGGGGGCGGCAACCCCCAACCGGGCTTAAGGGCTCGACGGGCAGTAACCCGGGAACCATGCGCAGAGCTTCGCGGCACGTGCGCTACTTCAGCGTACCGCGCATGAGGGTGCCTGTCGGGTCCCCCGACCCGAAGGGCTCGACATGACATTCGCTGAGCTTGCCGACGAACGGCCCTACCTGCGGGAGGTGGAGCCTCCGCGTTCGTTCCGGTTTTCCGACTCCAACCCGTTGACCTCGGACACCTACGCCCGGTCGGCGTTCCGGGACCTGCCCGCGTTCGTGGGCACGGTGGTGGAGAACCGCCTGGACCTGAGCGCGGACGAGTGGGACGCGCTGGTGGAGGACGGGGAGGTCTACGACTTCGTGGGCCCGGATGAGGTGTTCTGGGTGCGGCGGACCGCGTCGGGTTGGTGGTCGCGGCGCTGGCCGCATCCGGGGTGCGAGGTCGTGGACCTCGACGACCCCAGTGGGGCGGCGTGGGTCTGATGGCGGTCGTCGAGGTCGTCTGCGCGGGGTGCTCCGGGTCGGGGACGAGTGCCCGGTCGGTCACCGGTTGGTGTGGCGGGTGCGCTGGTCGTGGCCGCTACGAGGTGTTGGACCAAGCAGGCACGCGTGCCGTGGAGCGGGAGGAGACGGCGGCGTGGCTGGCGCGTCACGGGGCGGGGGTGGCGGTCTGATGGGCGTGTCCGCACTGGTCCCGCGTCTGTCCACTACAGACGAACGGTTGCGGAACTTCTTGCGTGCCAACGGGTACCGGTCGTGGCGGCGTCGGGTCGAGGCCGTGCACGGCTGCGCCAAGCCGGTGCGGCTGGCGGGGTCGACGCGGGTGGAGGACACCACGACCGGCACGGTGTTGGACGGGTTCGAGGGGTCCTTGCTGGTGCCGTGCGGCAACCGGCGGGAGTCGGTGTGCGAACCCTGCTCGGCCCGCTACGCCGCCGACACCTTCCACCTGGTCCGGTCCGGGCTGACCGGCGGCAAGGGCGTGCCCGGGACGGTGTCGGGGCACGTGCGGGTGTTCGCCACCCTCACCGCCCCGTCGTTCGGCGCGGTGCACAACCGGCCGCGTACCCGGTCGGGCAGGGCGCGGCGGTGCGGGTGCGGCGGGTTCCACCACGAGGCGGACACCCGGCTCGGGACGCCGTTGGACCCGACGGCCTACGACTACGTGGGCGCGGTGCTGTGGCAGGCGCATTCCACCGAGCTGTGGCGGCGGTTCACCATCACGGCGGCCCGGCACCTGGCCTCCGCGCTGGGACTGCGGGTCGGCGAACTGCGGAACCACCTGCGGGTGTCCTATGCCAAGGTCGCCGAGTACCAGCGGCGGGGCCTGGTCCACTTCCACGCCGTCATCCGCGTGGACGGACCCCACGGCCCCGACTCCCCGGCCCCGGCGGCGGTGACCGACGACCTGTTGTGCGCGGTGGTGCGTTCCGCGGCTGCCTCGGTCACGGTCGACACCGAGCACACCGACGACATCCCCGCGCGCACCCTGACGTGGGGGACGCAGATCGACGCCGAGCCCATCGCCGTGCACCAGGCCGGCGACCCCGCCGAACTCGTGCACGACCGGCGGGTGGCCGGCTACATCGCCAAGTACGCCACCAAGGGCACCGGGGCCACCTCCGGCGTCGACTCCCGCATCCGACGTGAGGCGGCCATCGACGACTTGGAGGTGTCCGGGCACCACAAGGCGATGATGCGCACCGCGTGGCGGCTGGGCGGGCTGGCCGCGTTCGCCTCGCTCAACCTGCGGCGGTGGGCGCACATGCTCGGCTTCCGGGGCCACTTCCTGACCAAGTCACGCCATTACTCGACCACCTTCACCGCGCTGCGGGCCGCCCGCGCCGAACACCGCCTGGCCGAACACCTCGACCGGCTCGGCGTCACCGACGGCTCGACCGTGCTGGTGGTCGGGGACTGGTCCATGACCGGCGTGGGCTACCGATCGGATGCCGAACGCGACCTGGCCGAAGGCATCGCCACCCGCAAACTCGCCCGACGAACCGGGAAGGAGGATTGATGGGCCGACCATCGCTACCGGTCGGCACGCACGGGAGGATCAAGGTCACCGCCAAGTCCAATGGCGGCTACGTGGCGCGTACGAAGTTCCGAGACTTCGACGGCGTGACGCGGCCGGTCGAGCGCACCGGGCAGACACGGACCTCTGCGACGAACGCCCTGATGGAGGCGCTTCGGGACCGGACCTCGGCTGCGGGTGGGCTGGTCACCGCCGACACCAAGTTCCGGGACGTGGCGGACCTCTGGCTGGAAGATGTCCGGTCCTCTGTGGACGCTGGCGAGATGTCGCCCAACTCGTTGGACCTGTACGAGCGCCAGTTGCGCAACTACGTCCGTCCGGCGCTGGGCGAGCTGTCGATCCGGGAGGTCAACACCCCGCGCGTTGACGCGCTGCTGCGTGGTGTGCGGAAGCGGCGGGGCGCCTCGACCACCAAGACGGTTCGTAGCGTCGTCTCCGGGATCATGGGCCTGGCCGCCCGACACGGTGCCACGTCGGTCAACCCCACCCGCGAGACCAAGCGCATCACGGCCGACCGCAAGCGGTCCGTGCGCGCCCTGACGCGCGAGGAGAGACAGCGCTGGCTGGCACAGTTGGAGTCCGACCGCCAAGCGGTCAGGAAGGACCTGCCGGACCTCACCCGGTGGATGATGGCGACCGGTGTCCGGATCGGCGAGGCACTGGCCGTGTCCTGGGACGAAACCGACCTCGACGCGGGCACGGTCGACATCGACTGGACCATCGTGCGGGTGCGCGGTGTCGGCCTGCGTCGGATGCCGCCGAAGACGGAGAGTGGCGAACGCACCTTGCGGCTACCCCCGTTCGCGGTGGCGATGCTGCGGCGGCGTAGGCGGCTGGCAGCGCTCGACCGGGAAATCGGGCCGGGTACGGCGGTGCCGGTGTTTCCCGACGCTCTTGGCGGCTGGCGTGACCCAAACAACACTCGCCGTGATCTGCGCAGCGCTCGGGGGACGGAAGGCTTTGCCTGGGTCACCTCGCACGTGTTCCGGAAGACGTGCGCGACGATTCTCGATGAGGCGAAGCTCACTCCCCGGGAGATCGCTGACCAGCTCGGCCACTCGCGGCCGTCGATGACGCAGGACGTCTACCTCGGGCGGAAGGTCGTGAACCCGGCGACTGCGGAAGCGCTCGAACGGGAGCTGGGTACGTAGTCAACCGGCATAAAGGTAGGGTTTCGGTCGGCGCCGCTCATTAACGCAAAAACCCCCAGGCCATTGACCTGGGGGGTTTGTGCGCCGCCAGGGACTCGAACCCCGAACCCGCTGATTAAGAGTCAGCTGCTCTGCCAGTTGAGCTAGCGGCGCGCGGACTGTCTTGCGCTGTCCGACGTGAAGAACATTAGCACAGCGGTCGACACGGTTCCCAATCGCCTGGTCAGCGGGGGTGACCCTGGCCCGCCCAGGGGGAACTTCGCGTGGGTAACGATCCGGCATCCAGGGCAACACCGTCAACCTTTCAGGCGTCACCTTGTCAGGGGACACCGAGAACCCCTGTAGGCAGGCACGCTCGGTGTACCGGGCGACTATGGGGAGGCAGGACATGTCGGGTCGGCGGGGGATGCGCGGTGCGTGGGGTGCCGTGGCGTTGGGACTGGTCACGGCCCTGGTCACGGCCTGTTCGTCGGGGGCGGCGGACAACGCGGGCAGCGAGCCGACGGTGGCCGGCGAGACGGCCGCCTCGCCGGAGTCCAAGCCGGTGTCGTTGAGCGTCGGCCCGGCCGACGCGGCGGTGGACGTGCAGCCCGGCATCCCGGTCGTCGCGACCGCGACCGACGGCAAGATCACGCAGGTCACGCTGACCAACGCCGACGGCAAGGCGGTCGCGGGGGCGGTCGGCCCCGACGGTCTCCAGTGGACGAACACCGAGCCGCTCGGCTACGGCAAGGCCTACACGCTCGCCGTGACCGGACAGGGCACGGACGGTAAGCAGATCACCCGGACGTCGTCCTTCACCACAGTGACGCCGCGCACGCAGACGTTCCTGTCGATGAACCCGATGGACGGCACGACCGTCGGCATCGGACAGCCGCTGGCGTTCTACTTCGACGAGCCGATCACCGACCGCGCCGCCGCCGAGGCGATGATCTCGATCAGCACCGAGCCCAAGGTCGACGGCGCGTTCTACTGGTTCGACGAGAAGGAAGTGCACTGGCGCCCGCAGAACTTCTGGGCGGCCGGCACGAAGATCACCGTCGACGCGAAGGTCTACGGCAAGCACCTGGGCAACGGCGTGTACGGCCAGGAAGACCGGCACGTCACCACGACCATCGGCGACGCCGTGGTCCACGAGGCCGACGGCCAGACCCACCAGGTCACCACGAAGATCAACGGCCAGGTCGCGCGCACGATGCCCACGTCGATGGGCAACGCCGCCAACACCACGCCGACGGGCACGTACGTGCTCATGGAGAAGCACGACCACATGGTCATGGACTCCCGCACCTACGGCCTGGCGCTGGACGCCGGTGGCTACGTCACCCCGGTCGACTGGGCGACCCGCATGTCCAACAGCGGCATCTTCTTCCACAGCGCACCGTGGTCCATCGGGGACCAGGGCAACCGCAACGTGAGCCACGGCTGCCTGAACCTGTCCCCGGAGAACGCGAAGTGGGTCTTCGACCTCTCCAAGCCCGGCGACGTGGTGATCGTGACCAACTCCGGCGGCCCGGCCCTGGAGGCGTGGGACGGCTTCGGCGACTGGCAGATCCCGTGGGACGTGTGGTCGAAGGGCAACCGCTAGAGATCCGTGACGCGGCCCGCCGCCACTTCAAGGCGGCGGGTCGTGCGCACGGCTTCCAGCATGCGGCGGTCGTGCGTCACGAGCAGCAGAGTGCCGTTGTAGGAGTCCAAAGCGGACTCCAACTGCTCGATCGCGGGCAGGTCCAGGTGGTTCGTCGGTTCGTCCAGGA includes the following:
- the cutA gene encoding divalent-cation tolerance protein CutA, whose product is MSVDICEVIITASDAEWLVRFTRSLVEDRLVACGQHITPVRSVYRWDGEIQEDTEARVALHTRADLVPAVVERVNREHPYDVPCVLAVPVFASNPAYAQWVLDETGSPE
- a CDS encoding helix-turn-helix transcriptional regulator, which encodes MEMFEVIRQRRTELGMSQADLATAVGVDKRQIRRYEANEAQPNLVVAKAVADALGITIDELAGGDSRRLNLAGDWWAVWQTWNDGQEVINPHQAHMTQRGDQLEIVATTRGTQEFEKGGYLWRGEMRLWDNEALMGWYVAAEGGVRSKGTMYFALHQHGQRMTGRWVGLSYDGPIVTGWAAMARSESEATALINELREQGEVKA
- a CDS encoding replication initiator — its product is MGVSALVPRLSTTDERLRNFLRANGYRSWRRRVEAVHGCAKPVRLAGSTRVEDTTTGTVLDGFEGSLLVPCGNRRESVCEPCSARYAADTFHLVRSGLTGGKGVPGTVSGHVRVFATLTAPSFGAVHNRPRTRSGRARRCGCGGFHHEADTRLGTPLDPTAYDYVGAVLWQAHSTELWRRFTITAARHLASALGLRVGELRNHLRVSYAKVAEYQRRGLVHFHAVIRVDGPHGPDSPAPAAVTDDLLCAVVRSAAASVTVDTEHTDDIPARTLTWGTQIDAEPIAVHQAGDPAELVHDRRVAGYIAKYATKGTGATSGVDSRIRREAAIDDLEVSGHHKAMMRTAWRLGGLAAFASLNLRRWAHMLGFRGHFLTKSRHYSTTFTALRAARAEHRLAEHLDRLGVTDGSTVLVVGDWSMTGVGYRSDAERDLAEGIATRKLARRTGKED
- a CDS encoding tyrosine-type recombinase/integrase — protein: MGRPSLPVGTHGRIKVTAKSNGGYVARTKFRDFDGVTRPVERTGQTRTSATNALMEALRDRTSAAGGLVTADTKFRDVADLWLEDVRSSVDAGEMSPNSLDLYERQLRNYVRPALGELSIREVNTPRVDALLRGVRKRRGASTTKTVRSVVSGIMGLAARHGATSVNPTRETKRITADRKRSVRALTREERQRWLAQLESDRQAVRKDLPDLTRWMMATGVRIGEALAVSWDETDLDAGTVDIDWTIVRVRGVGLRRMPPKTESGERTLRLPPFAVAMLRRRRRLAALDREIGPGTAVPVFPDALGGWRDPNNTRRDLRSARGTEGFAWVTSHVFRKTCATILDEAKLTPREIADQLGHSRPSMTQDVYLGRKVVNPATAEALERELGT
- a CDS encoding L,D-transpeptidase, which gives rise to MSGRRGMRGAWGAVALGLVTALVTACSSGAADNAGSEPTVAGETAASPESKPVSLSVGPADAAVDVQPGIPVVATATDGKITQVTLTNADGKAVAGAVGPDGLQWTNTEPLGYGKAYTLAVTGQGTDGKQITRTSSFTTVTPRTQTFLSMNPMDGTTVGIGQPLAFYFDEPITDRAAAEAMISISTEPKVDGAFYWFDEKEVHWRPQNFWAAGTKITVDAKVYGKHLGNGVYGQEDRHVTTTIGDAVVHEADGQTHQVTTKINGQVARTMPTSMGNAANTTPTGTYVLMEKHDHMVMDSRTYGLALDAGGYVTPVDWATRMSNSGIFFHSAPWSIGDQGNRNVSHGCLNLSPENAKWVFDLSKPGDVVIVTNSGGPALEAWDGFGDWQIPWDVWSKGNR